In Phenylobacterium koreense, one DNA window encodes the following:
- a CDS encoding electron transfer flavoprotein-ubiquinone oxidoreductase, whose amino-acid sequence MSHPTSDESWQAATVDRLPLPPALKDVEREAVAYDVVIVGAGPSGLAAAIRLKQLARADGAEISVAVLEKSAEVGGHIIAGAVIDPRALNELIPDWREKGAPLPTPVSKDEFLLLGPRGSLPLPMFALPPLMHNKGCFVASLADVTRWLGREAEALGVEIYPGMAASQVIWDAGKVSGVVAGVFGVGRDGQPTAAFQPGIEMRGKYVLIAEGARGALAKAIMARYDLARDAEPQLFGLGIKELWQVPAERHRPGLVQHTTGWPLGQFTGGGSFLYHFGDRFVSVGYVVHLNYRNPFLSPFDEFQRFKHHPAIAPHLQGGERIAYGARAITEGGPQSTPKLTFPGGALIGCSAGFVNVPRIKGSHNAMKTGMLAAEAAFEAIAAGRAGDSLDAYQLAYEQSWVHAELQRVRNAKPLLGRYGTLLGGTLGVFDMWFQTLFGNRSLFGTLSHRKTDAAATEPAARHKPIAYPRPDGVLSFDKPSSVFLSNTAHVENQPAHLRLLDPSVPISTNLPIYGEPARLYCPAGVYEVLYDSDGANPRFQINAQNCVHCKTCDIKDPAQNIVWTPPEGGGGPNYPNM is encoded by the coding sequence ATGTCACACCCGACCTCAGACGAATCTTGGCAGGCGGCCACTGTTGATCGCCTGCCCCTTCCGCCAGCGCTCAAGGATGTAGAGCGCGAGGCCGTCGCCTATGATGTCGTCATCGTCGGGGCCGGACCGTCCGGCCTGGCGGCGGCCATCAGGCTGAAGCAGTTGGCCCGGGCCGATGGGGCCGAAATTTCGGTGGCGGTCCTCGAGAAGTCCGCGGAAGTCGGCGGCCATATCATCGCCGGGGCCGTGATCGATCCGCGCGCGCTGAACGAGCTCATCCCAGATTGGCGCGAGAAGGGGGCGCCGCTGCCGACGCCGGTGAGCAAGGACGAGTTCCTGCTGCTGGGCCCTCGAGGCAGCTTGCCGCTTCCCATGTTCGCCCTGCCTCCCCTGATGCACAACAAGGGCTGCTTTGTCGCATCACTGGCCGACGTGACACGGTGGCTCGGGCGCGAGGCCGAGGCGCTGGGGGTCGAGATCTATCCGGGCATGGCGGCGAGCCAAGTCATCTGGGACGCCGGCAAGGTCAGCGGGGTGGTGGCCGGCGTGTTCGGAGTCGGCCGCGACGGTCAGCCGACCGCGGCCTTTCAGCCGGGCATCGAGATGCGCGGCAAGTACGTGCTCATCGCCGAAGGGGCCCGCGGGGCCCTCGCGAAGGCGATCATGGCCCGCTACGACCTAGCTCGTGACGCCGAGCCGCAACTCTTCGGCCTGGGGATCAAGGAGCTGTGGCAGGTCCCCGCCGAACGCCACAGGCCGGGACTCGTGCAGCACACCACCGGCTGGCCGCTGGGCCAGTTCACTGGCGGCGGGAGCTTTCTCTACCACTTCGGAGACCGGTTCGTCTCGGTGGGCTATGTCGTGCACCTCAACTACCGCAACCCGTTCCTGTCCCCTTTCGACGAGTTTCAGCGATTCAAGCACCACCCAGCGATCGCACCTCATCTGCAGGGAGGCGAACGCATCGCCTACGGCGCCCGGGCGATAACCGAAGGCGGGCCGCAATCGACACCCAAGCTCACCTTCCCCGGCGGCGCATTGATCGGTTGCTCGGCGGGCTTTGTGAACGTGCCCCGCATCAAGGGCAGCCACAACGCCATGAAGACTGGCATGCTGGCCGCGGAGGCGGCCTTCGAGGCGATCGCAGCGGGCCGCGCGGGGGACAGCCTCGACGCGTACCAACTCGCCTATGAGCAAAGCTGGGTCCATGCCGAGTTGCAGCGGGTTCGCAACGCCAAGCCCCTGCTCGGCCGTTACGGAACGCTCCTGGGCGGCACGCTCGGCGTCTTCGACATGTGGTTCCAGACGCTGTTCGGAAACCGGTCGCTGTTCGGCACGCTTTCGCACCGCAAGACCGACGCGGCGGCGACCGAGCCTGCCGCCCGGCACAAGCCTATCGCCTACCCGAGGCCAGATGGCGTGCTCTCATTCGACAAGCCTTCGTCGGTCTTCCTGTCGAACACAGCCCACGTCGAGAACCAGCCTGCCCACCTGCGGCTCCTGGACCCGTCGGTCCCGATCTCCACGAACCTGCCGATCTATGGGGAGCCGGCCCGGCTCTATTGCCCGGCCGGCGTCTACGAGGTGCTCTATGACTCGGACGGCGCGAACCCGCGCTTCCAGATCAACGCGCAGAACTGCGTGCACTGCAAGACCTGCGACATCAAGGATCCGGCCCAGAATATCGTCTGGACGCCGCCGGAGGGCGGCGGCGGTCCGAACTATCCGAACATGTGA
- a CDS encoding glutathione binding-like protein, which yields MKLYYSPMACSLADHIALEEAGVAYERERVDLKTKLTASGRDFGEVTPKGYVPALALSSGEVLTENIAVLEWIASQFPELGVDGPLGRTRLLEALAYVSTELHRSFKPMWHPSSEAEKAKARSTVSKQLEYVADTMEGDYLFGPSPTVADFYLFVMLLWAQRFEVSVPQALDALRGRMMERPAVRSALSEEGIL from the coding sequence ATGAAGCTCTACTATAGCCCAATGGCCTGCAGCCTGGCCGATCATATCGCGCTGGAAGAAGCCGGCGTCGCCTATGAGCGCGAGCGGGTCGATCTCAAGACCAAGTTGACGGCCTCCGGCCGCGACTTCGGCGAAGTCACCCCAAAGGGGTATGTCCCGGCGCTCGCCTTGAGCAGCGGCGAGGTCCTGACGGAGAACATCGCGGTCCTGGAGTGGATCGCTTCCCAGTTTCCCGAACTCGGCGTCGATGGCCCGCTCGGCCGCACCCGTTTGCTCGAGGCCCTGGCCTATGTCTCAACCGAGTTGCACCGGAGCTTCAAGCCCATGTGGCATCCGAGCAGCGAGGCGGAGAAGGCGAAGGCCCGCTCGACCGTGAGCAAGCAACTCGAGTATGTCGCCGATACCATGGAGGGGGACTACCTTTTCGGGCCCTCGCCCACCGTCGCCGACTTCTACCTGTTCGTCATGCTGCTCTGGGCCCAACGCTTCGAGGTGAGCGTCCCCCAAGCGCTCGACGCCCTGCGCGGCCGCATGATGGAGCGTCCCGCCGTCCGCAGCGCGCTCAGCGAAGAGGGAATTCTCTAG
- a CDS encoding SDR family oxidoreductase, whose translation MKIVVIGGSGRIGEKLVYNLRQDDFMVLEASPTYGVNAVTGEGLDEALAGAEVVVDVSNSPSLEGEEALRFFEASGHRLLAAGRAAGVRHHIALSIVGTDGLQASGYFRAKKLQEDLIRGSGVPFSILRSTQFFEFIAGVVQAGAGDDVVISPALTQPISGLDVAEALADLATGEPLYGMVEIAGPERFRLSDLANEVLTAYEDRRRVIVDPHALYFGAELAEEALLPGPAARIAQLRFEDWLRQSLQPLSALSQLQLG comes from the coding sequence ATGAAGATCGTGGTCATCGGCGGCAGCGGCCGCATTGGCGAGAAGCTCGTCTACAATCTGCGTCAGGACGACTTCATGGTCCTGGAGGCCTCGCCCACCTACGGGGTGAATGCCGTGACAGGCGAGGGGCTGGACGAGGCGCTGGCCGGCGCCGAGGTCGTCGTCGACGTCTCCAACTCTCCTTCGTTGGAAGGCGAGGAAGCCTTGCGGTTCTTCGAGGCTTCCGGTCATCGCCTGCTGGCCGCGGGTCGCGCCGCAGGCGTGCGCCATCACATCGCCCTCTCCATCGTCGGGACCGACGGCCTGCAGGCGAGCGGATACTTCCGGGCCAAGAAGCTGCAGGAGGACCTGATCCGGGGCTCGGGCGTACCCTTCAGCATTCTCCGGTCGACCCAGTTCTTCGAGTTCATCGCTGGCGTGGTGCAGGCCGGCGCCGGGGATGACGTCGTCATTTCCCCGGCCCTGACACAGCCGATCTCGGGGCTCGACGTGGCCGAAGCGCTGGCCGATCTGGCGACCGGCGAGCCTCTCTATGGGATGGTCGAGATCGCCGGGCCTGAACGTTTCCGCCTATCCGATCTCGCTAACGAGGTGCTCACCGCATACGAGGACCGGCGGCGGGTGATCGTTGATCCCCATGCGCTCTATTTCGGCGCAGAGCTTGCCGAGGAGGCGCTGCTTCCCGGGCCAGCGGCCCGCATCGCCCAACTGCGATTCGAAGACTGGCTGCGGCAGAGCCTGCAGCCGCTCAGCGCCCTCTCGCAACTTCAACTCGGATAA
- a CDS encoding glucose 1-dehydrogenase, with translation MPPTSHGAPAPALVLAGRTAVITGGTSGIGLAAAKAFANAGAQVVVSGRSRQALNEAVAEIGDAAVAIAGDVADPSHHDLVAQEVRQRFGGLDIYMANAGINTITPSAEVSEAEYDAQFAVNTRGVFFGVQKLAPLMRDGGSIILTGSLASEKVLDGHAVYAGSKAALTAFARSWAIEFSPRRIRVNVLSPGPVATAILGKLGVPAEARPAFEKAMAQAIPLGRMGRAEELAQAALFLASDASSFVNGVNLRADGGMALL, from the coding sequence ATGCCCCCGACTTCACACGGCGCGCCGGCGCCGGCCCTTGTTCTGGCAGGCCGCACCGCCGTGATCACTGGCGGGACCAGCGGCATAGGCCTGGCCGCCGCAAAGGCGTTCGCGAATGCGGGCGCGCAGGTGGTGGTGTCCGGCCGAAGCCGCCAGGCTCTGAACGAGGCGGTTGCTGAGATTGGCGATGCGGCGGTGGCGATCGCCGGCGATGTCGCCGATCCCAGCCATCACGACCTCGTGGCCCAGGAGGTCCGCCAGCGGTTCGGCGGGCTGGACATCTACATGGCCAACGCCGGGATCAACACGATCACGCCCTCGGCCGAGGTGTCGGAAGCCGAATACGACGCCCAGTTCGCCGTCAACACGCGCGGCGTGTTCTTCGGCGTCCAGAAGCTGGCGCCGCTCATGCGTGACGGCGGGTCGATCATCCTGACCGGCTCACTGGCCAGCGAGAAGGTTCTGGACGGACATGCCGTATACGCCGGCTCCAAGGCCGCGCTAACGGCGTTCGCCCGTAGCTGGGCGATCGAATTCAGCCCGCGGCGGATCCGCGTCAATGTCCTGAGCCCAGGTCCCGTAGCGACCGCAATCCTGGGGAAGCTGGGCGTTCCGGCTGAAGCCCGCCCGGCCTTCGAGAAGGCCATGGCGCAAGCCATACCGCTCGGCCGGATGGGGCGCGCCGAGGAGTTGGCCCAGGCGGCGCTGTTCCTGGCTTCGGACGCCAGCAGCTTCGTGAACGGGGTGAACCTCCGCGCAGATGGCGGCATGGCCCTGCTCTGA
- a CDS encoding sensor histidine kinase, translating to MDDLTSRPTGRHVAADDVQLRILIHHAPTPLWYVDLRAVGEAFEQLRARGVTDIAAYLDAHPELVETAKDIVLVTEVSQAAMALFRSASAKDLIGPVRYLFAATPAMARRVMIAHFDGRRNYVEQARMTTFDGEVRDVIFSVTYPTPGEPQDTAFITIEDVTDSLRTQAQLRRLQTDFAHAARLSMLGELAAAIAHEVKQPLAAIVTNAETSLRWLSRGEPNLAKVRELTARVAASAGRASDIIQRVQAMATKQDPHHIPLDLAEVVDEALHFVSHELDGRGIELSRTQLEALPTILGDRIQLQQVVVNLLVNAIQAIGEGAGRERRIELELGLEPSCAVMLAIRDTGPGVAAGDLRRVFDGFFTTKNTGVGIGLSVCQSIVAEHGGRISVSNHPAGGAMFQVRLPIVPAPEA from the coding sequence ATGGATGACCTGACCAGCCGCCCGACCGGCCGCCACGTAGCGGCGGATGACGTGCAGCTCAGGATCCTCATCCATCATGCTCCCACACCGCTCTGGTACGTGGACCTACGTGCGGTTGGCGAGGCGTTCGAGCAGCTCCGCGCGCGCGGCGTGACGGACATTGCGGCATACCTCGACGCCCACCCTGAGCTGGTGGAGACCGCCAAGGATATCGTCCTGGTGACCGAGGTGAGCCAGGCGGCCATGGCGCTGTTCCGGTCGGCCTCGGCCAAGGATCTGATCGGTCCGGTTCGCTACCTCTTCGCTGCGACCCCGGCCATGGCCCGGCGCGTCATGATCGCCCACTTCGACGGCCGCCGGAATTACGTCGAACAGGCGAGGATGACGACCTTCGACGGCGAGGTCCGCGATGTCATCTTCTCGGTCACCTATCCGACGCCGGGCGAGCCGCAAGACACCGCCTTCATCACCATCGAGGACGTGACCGACAGCCTCCGGACGCAGGCGCAGTTGCGTCGGTTGCAGACCGATTTCGCCCATGCGGCCAGGCTCTCGATGCTGGGGGAGCTGGCCGCGGCGATCGCTCATGAGGTGAAGCAACCCCTCGCCGCCATCGTCACCAACGCCGAAACGAGCCTCCGCTGGCTCTCGCGGGGCGAGCCCAACCTCGCCAAGGTGCGCGAGCTCACTGCGCGCGTCGCCGCGAGCGCAGGGCGCGCCAGCGACATCATCCAGCGCGTACAGGCCATGGCGACCAAGCAGGATCCGCATCACATCCCGCTCGATCTGGCGGAGGTCGTCGACGAGGCCCTTCACTTCGTCAGCCACGAACTCGACGGGCGCGGCATCGAGCTGTCTCGCACCCAGCTCGAGGCTCTTCCAACCATCCTTGGCGACCGGATCCAACTGCAGCAGGTGGTGGTCAATCTCCTGGTCAACGCCATCCAGGCGATCGGCGAGGGCGCCGGTCGCGAGCGTCGGATCGAGCTTGAGCTTGGCCTTGAGCCGAGCTGCGCGGTCATGCTGGCGATCCGCGACACCGGACCAGGCGTCGCGGCTGGCGACCTTCGACGCGTCTTCGATGGGTTCTTCACCACCAAGAACACCGGGGTCGGGATCGGCTTGTCGGTCTGCCAGTCGATCGTCGCCGAGCATGGCGGCAGGATCTCTGTGTCGAACCACCCGGCCGGGGGCGCGATGTTCCAGGTGCGCCTTCCCATCGTCCCCGCTCCCGAAGCCTAG
- a CDS encoding response regulator transcription factor — MPLPLVIAIVDDDPEVRDALCDLLLVEGLECRAFESAEAFLGAYSAGVFASVITDLRMAGMSGLKLLASLKAADPSLPVIVVTSFADPQIQQQALERGASAVLIKPVRDVDLLGRLSGLLGEGKKPSDG, encoded by the coding sequence TTGCCCCTTCCCTTGGTGATTGCGATCGTCGACGACGACCCGGAGGTGCGGGACGCGCTCTGCGATCTCCTGTTGGTCGAGGGCCTCGAATGCCGCGCCTTCGAGAGCGCCGAAGCCTTTCTTGGGGCCTATTCGGCAGGAGTCTTCGCGTCGGTCATAACCGACCTGCGGATGGCGGGGATGTCTGGCCTGAAGCTCCTTGCGTCTCTCAAGGCCGCAGATCCGAGCTTGCCGGTCATCGTCGTGACGTCCTTCGCGGATCCGCAAATCCAGCAACAGGCCCTGGAGCGCGGGGCCAGCGCCGTGCTGATCAAGCCGGTCAGGGATGTGGACCTCCTCGGACGCCTGTCGGGCTTGCTCGGCGAAGGCAAGAAGCCGTCCGATGGATGA
- a CDS encoding response regulator transcription factor, giving the protein MSAVADMTAQPLVQIVDDDLDVRTALAELLFSVGIAAATFASGREWLQSGQRDLPGCLILDVRMPGSSGLDLQHHLAGSHDPKPIIFLTGYGDIPMSVQAMKAGAVDFLTKPVRDQTLLDAVTVAIEKDAAQRARADAVRRHLDLHATLTPRERQVLREVVEGRLNKQIAYDLGISEVTVKLHRSKVMQKMRAGSVGELIRAWETLPAGAREERS; this is encoded by the coding sequence ATGAGCGCCGTCGCCGACATGACTGCGCAGCCGCTCGTTCAGATCGTGGATGATGATCTCGATGTCCGGACGGCGCTCGCCGAACTCCTGTTTTCAGTCGGAATAGCCGCCGCGACCTTCGCGTCCGGCCGCGAATGGCTGCAGTCGGGCCAGCGGGACCTGCCAGGCTGCCTGATCCTCGACGTGCGGATGCCGGGTTCGAGCGGACTTGATCTGCAGCATCACCTTGCTGGAAGTCACGACCCCAAGCCGATCATCTTCCTTACCGGCTATGGCGATATTCCGATGAGCGTGCAGGCGATGAAGGCGGGCGCGGTGGACTTTCTCACCAAGCCGGTGAGGGATCAGACCCTGCTCGACGCGGTGACGGTTGCGATCGAGAAGGACGCGGCGCAGCGCGCCAGGGCCGACGCTGTTAGACGCCACCTGGATCTCCACGCCACGCTGACGCCGCGGGAGCGGCAGGTTCTGCGCGAAGTTGTCGAGGGGCGGCTCAACAAGCAGATCGCCTACGATCTCGGCATAAGCGAGGTCACCGTGAAGCTGCATCGCAGCAAGGTCATGCAGAAGATGCGCGCCGGTTCGGTGGGAGAACTGATCCGCGCCTGGGAAACCCTGCCCGCGGGCGCTCGCGAGGAACGGTCCTAG
- a CDS encoding sensor histidine kinase, which yields MQLIKVMLVAAMLLQPVAALAADLPRRLAHYTHQPWTEAIDAPAPVLAIAQGRDGFLWLATGQGLFRFDGVSFEPIVAEGDDQSQGQPSALLVTRNGDVWSNFSSSGRFAIYRKGALRLLDAPAAPNRVIDMAEGLDGSIWALTAKFDAEVLRLRNGQWTSFNVKQGLPLDDALSMLVAADGAVWISFCNSVVRLAAGATRFETVRSTPQANGRLSVDQAGRIWLSEKRGSYPISGPGGAGSPPPLRAPYPTDDAQIRGAPVIDHAGNLWIATRYDGVQRVASINPSGSANPLAERLQSSGGLSSDVTYDVLEDREGNLWVGTEKGLDKLRPATLRAEPELTRPAAFGDKLLAASDGSVYIGEARTIYRIAAGGRPEPILQNISEPQALCEAPDGAIWIAFSDQITVWRNGRVQRRIDRAPASNTHSIIFDCAFDSRGDYWTAAGGGGMHRFHDGRWEAMYGSAAVDGFYPTTLVAGPRGNLVVQWSRDSLAWIGESDQPSLLRFDAEHRRRFIPDHGQGGPQALTLYPTSAGDIIAAGAFGLSRFQGMSIQTLWADPTAADRRISGLVQTPEGDTWIAYPRTLVRFRSSDLAEAFSKGEAPRPTLTLGLGDGLTSRPHSHSQRSIVRGGDGRLWVATETGALWMDPRQIARTYLPPGLAIKSVTANGHLYRDPASLKLGSETPNVEIDFAVLNFADPKRSQVRYRLKGFDSTWIDPGARRQAFYTNLPPGKYEFQVIAASSEGVWNRKGASVEFEIPPTFFQSPWFPLLCLALATGLFWLLYRLRVAQVAERVRVGLEARLGERDRIARELHDTLLQSVQGLILRFQSVANKMAPGDPSRDLLETALKRADDVIVDGRNRVRDLRIAEGPRDLRATLEDVIAATGFDPAVLVQVTEVGAPRAVHPLIVAEIGRLSGEALFNIVRHARATAVEVMIEYSPHQLLVRLRDNGVGIAEEVLEAGRKPGHFGLIGMRERAQRIGGAFFINRRAGAGTEVALKLPANLAFADRAKGARRPFSQLRSWRGTAGV from the coding sequence ATGCAATTGATCAAGGTGATGCTCGTGGCGGCCATGCTGCTGCAGCCGGTCGCGGCCCTGGCCGCCGACCTGCCGCGTCGCCTTGCGCATTACACCCACCAGCCGTGGACCGAGGCCATCGACGCTCCGGCGCCAGTGCTTGCGATCGCACAGGGTCGCGACGGCTTCCTCTGGCTGGCGACGGGCCAGGGCCTGTTCAGATTTGATGGCGTCAGTTTCGAGCCGATCGTCGCCGAGGGGGATGACCAGTCCCAAGGCCAGCCGAGCGCCCTGCTGGTGACGCGCAATGGGGACGTCTGGAGCAACTTCTCATCTTCCGGACGCTTCGCCATCTATCGCAAGGGCGCCTTGCGACTTCTGGACGCTCCTGCGGCCCCGAACCGGGTCATCGACATGGCCGAAGGCCTGGACGGCTCGATCTGGGCGCTGACCGCGAAGTTCGACGCTGAAGTCCTACGCCTGCGAAACGGCCAATGGACCTCATTCAACGTCAAGCAGGGCCTGCCCCTGGACGACGCGCTGAGCATGCTGGTCGCTGCGGACGGTGCGGTGTGGATCTCGTTCTGCAACTCGGTCGTACGGCTGGCTGCGGGCGCAACGCGCTTTGAGACGGTGCGCAGCACGCCACAGGCCAACGGACGCCTGTCTGTCGATCAGGCTGGGCGCATCTGGCTGTCGGAGAAGCGGGGCAGCTATCCGATCAGCGGCCCGGGCGGCGCTGGCTCGCCGCCGCCGCTTCGCGCCCCCTACCCGACCGACGACGCGCAGATCCGGGGCGCGCCGGTCATCGACCACGCCGGCAACCTGTGGATCGCCACGCGCTATGACGGGGTGCAGCGCGTGGCCTCGATCAATCCCTCGGGTTCGGCCAATCCGCTGGCGGAGCGTCTGCAAAGTAGCGGCGGCCTCTCCTCGGACGTCACCTATGACGTCCTGGAAGACCGGGAGGGCAACCTGTGGGTCGGCACCGAAAAGGGCCTGGACAAGCTGCGGCCGGCGACCCTGAGAGCCGAGCCGGAACTGACCAGGCCGGCCGCATTCGGAGACAAGCTCCTCGCCGCCTCGGACGGTTCGGTCTATATCGGCGAGGCCAGGACCATCTACCGGATCGCGGCGGGCGGGCGGCCGGAACCCATCCTGCAGAACATTTCGGAGCCGCAGGCGCTGTGCGAAGCGCCGGACGGCGCGATCTGGATCGCCTTCTCCGACCAAATAACCGTGTGGCGGAATGGGCGCGTGCAACGGCGGATCGATCGGGCGCCGGCGAGCAACACCCACAGCATCATCTTTGACTGCGCTTTCGATTCACGCGGCGACTACTGGACCGCCGCCGGCGGCGGCGGCATGCACCGCTTTCATGATGGCCGCTGGGAAGCCATGTACGGCTCCGCCGCGGTCGACGGCTTCTACCCGACGACGCTGGTCGCTGGTCCCCGGGGAAATCTGGTTGTTCAATGGAGCCGCGACAGCCTGGCCTGGATTGGAGAGTCCGACCAGCCGTCTCTCTTGCGCTTCGACGCCGAGCATCGGCGGCGGTTCATTCCCGACCATGGCCAGGGCGGTCCGCAAGCCCTGACGCTCTATCCGACGTCCGCCGGCGACATCATCGCAGCGGGCGCGTTTGGCCTGTCACGCTTCCAGGGGATGAGCATCCAGACCCTTTGGGCTGATCCCACGGCCGCGGACCGGCGGATCAGCGGCCTCGTGCAGACACCGGAAGGCGACACCTGGATCGCCTATCCCAGGACGTTGGTCCGTTTCCGCTCGTCGGACCTGGCCGAGGCCTTTTCCAAAGGCGAGGCGCCGCGGCCGACGCTGACGCTTGGCCTCGGCGATGGCCTGACCAGCCGGCCGCACTCCCACAGCCAGCGCTCCATCGTGCGAGGCGGCGACGGGCGCCTATGGGTCGCCACCGAGACCGGCGCCTTATGGATGGATCCCCGGCAGATCGCGCGGACCTATTTGCCGCCAGGACTGGCCATCAAATCGGTGACGGCCAATGGTCATCTCTATCGCGATCCCGCCTCGCTCAAGCTGGGCAGCGAAACGCCAAACGTCGAAATCGACTTCGCGGTCCTGAACTTTGCCGACCCCAAACGCAGCCAGGTGCGCTACCGGCTCAAGGGGTTCGACAGCACCTGGATAGACCCGGGCGCGAGGCGGCAAGCCTTCTACACGAACCTCCCGCCGGGGAAGTACGAGTTCCAGGTGATCGCCGCGAGCAGCGAAGGCGTCTGGAACCGCAAGGGCGCTTCGGTCGAGTTCGAGATTCCGCCGACCTTCTTCCAGTCGCCCTGGTTCCCCCTGCTCTGCCTGGCGCTCGCCACCGGGCTCTTCTGGCTGCTCTACCGCCTGCGCGTCGCCCAGGTCGCCGAGCGGGTTCGGGTGGGGCTGGAAGCGCGGCTGGGGGAGCGCGACCGCATCGCCCGCGAGCTGCACGATACGCTGTTGCAGAGCGTTCAGGGACTGATCCTGCGCTTCCAGTCCGTAGCCAATAAGATGGCGCCGGGAGATCCATCGAGAGATCTGCTCGAGACGGCCCTGAAGCGGGCCGATGATGTCATCGTGGACGGACGAAATCGGGTGCGAGACCTGCGGATCGCCGAGGGGCCGCGCGACCTGCGGGCGACCCTCGAGGACGTCATCGCCGCCACCGGCTTTGACCCGGCCGTGCTGGTCCAGGTCACCGAGGTCGGAGCCCCGCGTGCGGTGCATCCACTGATTGTGGCCGAGATCGGCCGTCTTTCCGGAGAGGCGCTGTTCAACATCGTGCGTCACGCCAGGGCCACCGCAGTCGAGGTCATGATCGAGTACTCTCCCCATCAACTCCTGGTCCGGCTTCGCGACAACGGCGTCGGCATCGCTGAAGAGGTGCTGGAGGCCGGCCGCAAGCCCGGTCACTTCGGCCTGATCGGAATGCGTGAGCGCGCCCAACGGATCGGCGGCGCGTTCTTCATCAACAGGCGCGCGGGGGCCGGCACGGAGGTGGCCCTAAAGCTGCCCGCCAACCTCGCCTTCGCCGACCGCGCCAAGGGCGCACGGCGGCCTTTTTCACAGCTTCGTTCCTGGAGGGGAACCGCCGGTGTCTGA
- a CDS encoding response regulator transcription factor, which produces MSESSSRPIRILVVDDHPILREGVALILEDRTDMAVVGEARDGVEAIVRFRELQPDVTLMDLQMPGMGGLDAIKAIRAEQPDARIVVLTTYDGDVQAVRALKAGAMGYLLKSSLRTEMLDAIHHVYSGRRYLQRNVAEEIALHIVDDALSEREVAVLELVAVGKANKQIAWELGLSEETVKAHLKAIFGKLDVADRTHAVTVAVRRGIIVL; this is translated from the coding sequence GTGTCTGAATCCAGCTCCCGCCCCATCCGCATTCTTGTCGTCGACGATCATCCGATCCTGCGCGAGGGGGTCGCCCTGATCCTGGAGGACCGCACCGACATGGCGGTCGTCGGCGAGGCCCGCGACGGGGTCGAAGCGATCGTGCGCTTCCGGGAGTTGCAGCCCGACGTGACGCTAATGGACCTGCAGATGCCCGGGATGGGCGGCTTGGACGCAATCAAGGCCATCCGCGCCGAACAGCCGGACGCCCGGATCGTGGTGCTCACGACCTATGACGGCGACGTCCAGGCCGTGCGGGCCCTGAAGGCCGGCGCGATGGGCTACCTTCTCAAGAGCAGCCTGCGCACCGAGATGCTGGACGCCATCCATCACGTGTACAGCGGCCGCCGCTACCTCCAGCGCAACGTCGCCGAAGAGATCGCGCTCCACATCGTCGACGACGCGCTCAGCGAGAGGGAGGTCGCGGTGCTGGAACTGGTCGCGGTCGGCAAGGCGAACAAGCAGATCGCCTGGGAACTGGGCCTGTCGGAGGAAACCGTGAAAGCGCACCTCAAGGCGATCTTCGGCAAGCTGGACGTCGCTGATCGAACGCACGCCGTCACGGTCGCCGTCCGCCGAGGGATCATCGTTCTCTGA